Proteins found in one Corynebacterium sanguinis genomic segment:
- the ahcY gene encoding adenosylhomocysteinase, whose translation MNDASGAADHGTDLTADYKIADISLYEAGRKQIELAEYEMPGLMQLRREYAEEQPLAGARISGSIHMTTQTAVLIETLVALGAEVRWSSCNIFSTEDAAAAAIVVGKDGTPDNPQGVPVFAWKGETLDEYWWCVRQIFNWGEGVYPNMILDDGGDATMAVIKGMEFEKAGAVPNSQPGDSDEQVAFYSMLSETLAADSGVWTATAAAVKGVTEETTTGVHRLYHFAREGILPFPAMNVNDAVTKSKFDNRYGTRHSVIDGINRGTDVLIAGKKALVCGYGDVGKGVAEALDGQGAIVSVTEIDPINALQALMDGYRVVTVDEAIAESDVVITATGNLGIITFGDMLKMKDHAVLGNIGHFDNEIDMHSLLHRDDVSRTPIKPQVDLFHLPSGNSIIVLSEGRLLNLGNATGHPSFVMSNSFADQTIAQIELFTNGAQYDNEVYRLPKNLDEKVARIHVEALGGTLTELTKEQAEYIGVDVAGPFKPEHYRY comes from the coding sequence ATGAACGACGCGAGCGGCGCAGCCGACCACGGGACCGACCTCACGGCGGATTACAAGATTGCCGATATCAGCCTCTACGAGGCCGGACGCAAGCAGATCGAGCTCGCCGAGTACGAGATGCCGGGCCTGATGCAGCTGCGCCGCGAGTACGCCGAAGAGCAGCCCTTGGCGGGCGCGCGCATCTCCGGGTCGATCCACATGACCACGCAGACCGCCGTGCTCATTGAGACGCTCGTCGCGCTCGGCGCCGAGGTCCGTTGGTCATCCTGCAACATCTTCTCCACCGAGGACGCGGCCGCCGCGGCCATTGTGGTCGGCAAGGACGGCACCCCGGACAACCCGCAGGGCGTGCCCGTGTTCGCCTGGAAGGGCGAGACCCTCGACGAGTACTGGTGGTGCGTGCGCCAGATCTTCAACTGGGGCGAGGGCGTGTACCCGAACATGATTCTTGACGACGGCGGCGACGCCACTATGGCCGTGATCAAGGGCATGGAGTTTGAGAAGGCCGGTGCGGTGCCCAACTCCCAGCCCGGCGACTCTGACGAGCAGGTCGCGTTCTACTCCATGCTGAGCGAAACGCTCGCCGCCGACAGCGGCGTGTGGACGGCGACGGCGGCCGCGGTCAAGGGCGTAACAGAAGAGACCACCACGGGCGTGCATCGTCTCTACCACTTCGCCAGGGAGGGCATTTTGCCCTTCCCGGCAATGAACGTCAACGACGCCGTGACCAAGTCGAAGTTCGACAACCGCTACGGCACCCGCCACTCCGTCATCGACGGCATCAACCGCGGCACCGACGTGCTCATCGCGGGCAAGAAGGCGCTGGTGTGCGGCTACGGCGACGTCGGCAAGGGCGTTGCCGAGGCGCTCGACGGCCAGGGCGCGATCGTGTCCGTCACCGAAATCGACCCGATCAACGCCCTGCAGGCGCTGATGGACGGCTACCGCGTTGTCACCGTCGACGAGGCGATCGCGGAGTCGGACGTCGTGATCACCGCCACCGGCAACCTGGGGATTATCACCTTCGGCGACATGCTGAAGATGAAGGACCACGCGGTGCTGGGCAACATCGGCCACTTCGACAACGAGATTGACATGCACTCGCTGCTGCACCGCGACGACGTCAGCCGCACCCCAATCAAGCCGCAGGTGGACCTGTTCCACCTGCCGTCCGGCAACTCGATCATCGTGCTGTCCGAGGGCCGCCTGCTCAACCTGGGCAACGCCACTGGCCACCCGTCGTTCGTGATGTCGAACTCGTTCGCTGACCAGACGATTGCCCAGATCGAGCTGTTCACCAACGGCGCGCAGTACGACAACGAGGTTTACCGCCTGCCGAAGAACCTCGACGAGAAGGTCGCCCGCATCCATGTCGAGGCCCTCGGCGGCACGCTCACGGAGTTGACCAAGGAGCAGGCGGAGTACATCGGCGTCGATGTCGCCGGCCCGTTCAAGCCGGAGCACTACCGCTACTAG
- a CDS encoding DUF4259 domain-containing protein: protein MSAWDKDIFSREENVDFLDELSELDPDDVAESVRDAVLLAANADSATEEEIANGLAAATIAAIWSGAPFSAGEIVDSYPFIRSASAEIDEKLAEAAVSVLEAAETEDDQDVDPFVEALS, encoded by the coding sequence ATGAGCGCCTGGGACAAGGACATCTTCTCGCGGGAAGAAAACGTCGACTTCCTCGATGAGCTTTCCGAGCTCGACCCCGACGACGTTGCCGAGTCCGTCCGAGATGCGGTGCTACTAGCGGCTAACGCGGACTCGGCGACAGAGGAAGAAATCGCCAACGGTCTTGCCGCCGCGACGATCGCAGCGATCTGGTCCGGAGCTCCATTCAGTGCGGGCGAGATCGTCGATAGCTACCCGTTTATCCGCTCCGCCTCGGCCGAGATCGACGAGAAGCTCGCGGAGGCGGCGGTGTCCGTCCTCGAGGCCGCGGAGACCGAGGACGACCAAGACGTCGACCCCTTCGTCGAAGCCCTCTCCTAA
- a CDS encoding phosphomannomutase/phosphoglucomutase yields MAITHTQESITKVIKAYDIRGVVGETIDEQFVSDAGAAFAHILRGEGETRIAVGYDMRPSSPALAEVFARGAASQGLDVVELGLTSTDELYFASGSLECAGAMFTASHNPAQYNGVKLCRAGAKPVSTDTGLAAISQLILDGVPAYEGVAGGVEKRDVLSDYAAFLRELVPVPSRRPLVVAVDAANGMAGLTVPAVLDGVDVRPLYFELDGTFPNHEANPLDAKNLEDLQKLVVEQRADIGLAFDGDADRCFVVDERGEPVSPSAITALVAARTLAEHPGATIIHNAITSRAVPEIVAEQGGRAVRTRVGHSYIKAHMAETGALFGGEHSAHYYFAEFFNADSGLLAALHVLAALAEQDLPLSELMGEYDRYAASGEINSEVDDQDAATERVVEAFAERAVGVDKLDGVTVELSETPPVWFNVRASNTEPLLRLNAEAPTRAEVDAIVEEVLGIIRA; encoded by the coding sequence ATGGCAATCACGCACACGCAAGAGTCGATCACGAAGGTCATCAAGGCGTACGACATCCGCGGTGTCGTCGGCGAAACAATCGACGAGCAGTTCGTCTCTGACGCGGGCGCGGCGTTCGCGCACATCCTGCGCGGCGAGGGGGAGACCCGCATCGCCGTGGGCTACGACATGCGCCCCTCCTCCCCGGCGCTGGCCGAAGTGTTTGCGCGTGGTGCGGCATCCCAGGGCCTCGACGTTGTCGAGCTCGGCCTGACCTCGACCGACGAGCTGTACTTCGCCTCGGGCAGCCTCGAGTGCGCCGGCGCCATGTTCACCGCCTCCCACAACCCGGCCCAGTACAACGGCGTCAAGCTGTGCCGCGCCGGGGCAAAACCCGTCAGCACCGACACCGGGCTTGCTGCGATCTCACAGCTCATCCTCGACGGCGTGCCGGCGTACGAGGGCGTTGCGGGGGGCGTCGAGAAGCGAGATGTGCTCAGCGACTACGCGGCCTTCCTGCGCGAGCTGGTGCCCGTGCCGTCGCGGCGCCCGCTCGTCGTCGCCGTCGACGCCGCGAACGGGATGGCCGGTCTGACCGTGCCCGCCGTTTTAGACGGGGTTGACGTGCGCCCGCTCTACTTTGAGCTCGACGGCACCTTCCCCAACCACGAGGCCAACCCGCTGGACGCGAAGAACCTCGAGGACCTACAGAAGCTCGTGGTGGAGCAGCGCGCCGACATCGGGCTCGCGTTTGACGGGGACGCGGACCGCTGCTTCGTCGTCGACGAGCGGGGTGAGCCCGTGTCGCCGTCCGCGATCACCGCACTGGTGGCGGCGCGCACGCTCGCCGAGCACCCGGGGGCGACGATCATCCACAACGCGATTACCTCGCGCGCGGTGCCAGAAATCGTCGCTGAACAGGGCGGAAGGGCCGTGCGCACGCGCGTGGGCCACTCCTACATCAAGGCGCACATGGCCGAAACGGGCGCACTGTTCGGCGGAGAGCACTCCGCCCACTACTACTTCGCCGAGTTCTTCAACGCCGACTCGGGCCTGCTCGCCGCCCTCCACGTGCTCGCCGCGCTCGCCGAGCAGGACCTGCCTCTGAGCGAGCTGATGGGCGAGTACGACCGCTACGCCGCCTCTGGCGAGATCAACTCCGAGGTCGACGACCAGGACGCTGCGACCGAGCGCGTTGTCGAGGCATTTGCGGAGCGTGCGGTGGGCGTCGACAAGCTCGATGGCGTCACCGTCGAGCTGAGCGAGACCCCGCCGGTGTGGTTCAACGTCCGCGCCTCCAACACCGAGCCGCTGCTGCGCCTCAACGCTGAGGCCCCGACGCGCGCTGAAGTGGACGCGATCGTCGAGGAAGTCCTCGGCATCATCCGGGCGTAG
- a CDS encoding DUF3499 domain-containing protein, producing MNTFRRCCRPGCGRPAVATLIYAYADSTAVVGPLAPVAEPHSWDLCERHSSNISAPVGWDMVRVEHVEIDDDELESMEEADLTALAEAVREAGRVTTGLVDTSQDPIEYAANHDFGDPGTSNHPVHRTKRVEGQLNAAKAARRSHLRVVPDPSQENVERNN from the coding sequence GTGAACACCTTCCGTCGTTGCTGCCGTCCCGGCTGCGGCAGGCCTGCCGTGGCCACGCTCATCTACGCGTACGCGGATTCCACCGCCGTCGTCGGCCCGCTCGCTCCCGTGGCCGAACCCCACTCCTGGGACCTGTGCGAACGCCACTCTTCCAACATCTCCGCGCCCGTCGGCTGGGACATGGTGCGAGTCGAGCACGTCGAGATCGACGACGACGAGCTCGAGAGCATGGAGGAAGCCGACCTCACCGCGCTGGCGGAGGCGGTGCGCGAAGCCGGGCGGGTGACCACCGGGCTCGTCGACACCAGCCAGGACCCGATCGAGTACGCGGCCAACCACGACTTCGGCGACCCCGGCACCTCGAACCACCCGGTGCACCGCACCAAGCGCGTCGAGGGGCAGCTCAACGCCGCCAAGGCCGCGCGACGCTCCCACCTCCGGGTCGTCCCAGACCCATCCCAGGAGAATGTCGAGCGCAACAACTAG
- a CDS encoding metallopeptidase family protein produces MSPAESPQSRRHARLAHLRPAHDRRGRGPRGPLLPVAVPRYRTRSMAFDQLVLEAYAPLHNAYLDQLAGVDLAVDTIPRMRLRPDSVMPDDIVADGPVPLGRILGAGVDRNGNPTRARIIVFRMPVERRAKTVVERSEMLTWILTALVANHLNMDPRDLDPEFGW; encoded by the coding sequence ATGAGCCCCGCCGAATCCCCGCAGTCCCGCCGGCACGCCCGGCTTGCGCACCTGCGGCCCGCCCACGACCGCAGGGGGCGCGGGCCGCGCGGGCCGCTCCTTCCCGTCGCGGTCCCGCGGTACAGGACTCGCTCGATGGCCTTCGACCAGCTGGTGTTAGAGGCGTACGCCCCGCTGCACAACGCTTACCTCGATCAGCTCGCAGGGGTTGATCTCGCGGTGGACACCATCCCACGGATGCGCCTGCGGCCGGACTCGGTAATGCCCGACGACATCGTCGCAGACGGGCCGGTGCCGTTGGGACGCATCCTGGGCGCGGGCGTGGACAGAAACGGCAACCCGACTCGGGCGCGGATCATCGTTTTCCGGATGCCGGTGGAGCGCCGAGCGAAAACGGTGGTTGAGCGCTCGGAGATGCTGACGTGGATTCTCACGGCGCTGGTGGCGAACCACCTCAATATGGACCCGCGGGATCTTGACCCCGAATTTGGCTGGTAG
- a CDS encoding WhiB family transcriptional regulator, translated as MDNMADNAILRGAAAGGMTLDELFGTVEQEWQDQALCAQTDPEAFFPEKGGSTREAKRICQACAVRDECLEYALEHDERFGIWGGLSDRERRRLKKQIG; from the coding sequence GTGGACAATATGGCTGACAACGCCATTCTCCGTGGCGCAGCTGCGGGCGGGATGACCCTCGATGAGCTCTTCGGCACCGTCGAACAGGAGTGGCAGGATCAGGCCCTCTGCGCCCAAACCGACCCCGAGGCATTCTTCCCGGAAAAGGGCGGCTCGACCCGCGAAGCCAAGCGCATCTGCCAGGCCTGCGCCGTCCGCGACGAGTGCCTCGAGTACGCGCTCGAGCACGATGAGCGCTTCGGAATCTGGGGCGGCCTGTCCGACCGCGAGCGCCGCCGCCTGAAGAAACAGATCGGCTAA
- a CDS encoding sugar phosphate nucleotidyltransferase, translating to MTDPARTDAVILVGGRGTRLRPLTVSTPKPMLPTAGFPFLSHLLARIRAAGMNHVVLGTSFKAEVFEAYFGDGSDWGLEIEYVVEEEALGTGGAIRNVADKLRYDTAMVFNGDVLSGADLSEILATHTDKDADVTLHLVRVPDPRAFGCVPTDDDGNVLEFLEKTPDPPTDQINAGCYVFKRSVINEIPAGRVVSVERETFPGLLSDGAKIVGHVDTSYWRDMGRPDDFVQGSSDVVRGIAYSPLLEGRTGEAFVDESAGIAGGVILMGGTAVGRGCDIGAGCRVDDSVIFDGVTIEPGAMVRGSIIAAGARIGANARIIDCVVGEGAQIGARCELQAGMRVWPGVVIPDSGIRFSPDA from the coding sequence ATGACAGATCCAGCGCGCACCGACGCGGTCATCCTCGTTGGGGGGCGCGGCACCAGGCTTCGCCCGCTGACGGTGTCGACTCCCAAACCCATGCTCCCCACCGCCGGCTTCCCTTTCCTCAGCCACCTGCTCGCCCGGATCCGCGCCGCGGGGATGAACCACGTCGTGCTCGGCACTTCGTTTAAGGCCGAGGTGTTCGAGGCGTACTTCGGCGACGGCTCCGACTGGGGCCTCGAGATCGAGTACGTCGTCGAGGAGGAGGCGCTGGGCACCGGCGGAGCGATCCGCAACGTGGCCGACAAGCTGCGCTACGACACCGCAATGGTGTTCAACGGCGACGTCCTTTCCGGCGCCGACCTGAGCGAGATCCTGGCCACGCACACCGACAAGGACGCGGACGTGACCCTGCATCTCGTCCGCGTGCCCGACCCGCGCGCCTTTGGCTGCGTGCCGACGGACGACGATGGCAACGTCCTCGAGTTCCTGGAGAAAACCCCCGACCCGCCAACCGATCAGATCAACGCGGGCTGCTACGTGTTCAAGCGCTCCGTGATCAACGAGATCCCGGCGGGGCGCGTCGTGTCCGTGGAGCGCGAGACGTTCCCGGGCCTGCTGTCGGACGGGGCGAAGATCGTCGGCCACGTCGACACCTCGTACTGGCGCGACATGGGTCGCCCCGACGACTTTGTGCAGGGCTCCTCTGACGTGGTGCGCGGGATCGCCTACTCGCCGCTGCTTGAAGGGCGCACGGGTGAGGCGTTTGTGGACGAGAGCGCCGGTATCGCCGGCGGGGTGATCCTCATGGGCGGTACGGCCGTGGGGCGCGGCTGCGACATCGGCGCGGGCTGCCGTGTCGACGACAGCGTGATTTTCGATGGCGTGACCATCGAGCCTGGCGCCATGGTGCGCGGGTCCATCATCGCGGCCGGGGCGCGCATTGGCGCCAACGCGAGGATCATCGACTGCGTCGTGGGCGAGGGCGCCCAGATCGGGGCCCGCTGCGAGCTCCAGGCTGGGATGCGCGTGTGGCCCGGCGTGGTTATTCCCGACTCGGGGATCCGATTTTCGCCCGACGCGTAG
- a CDS encoding glycosyltransferase family 2 protein, with product MNTPAKPLAVITVTYSPGRHLRSLDDTLRSATARPTLLVCADNGSTDGSPEELEAGRNDVDVFFTGGNIGYGAAINAAVRRLGGRRQAGEIDPDYLLITNPDVRFKPGSVDELLARLAARPRAGAAGPRIEEADGSVYPSAREVPGLLTGIGHALLVDAWPNNPFTRAYRANNDMDTERTAGWLSGSCLLVRWEAFADIGGFDERYFMYLEDVDFGDRLSRVGWENLYCPSSVIMHDQGHVAGKHTRVTVPAHHKSAYRFQADRHPAWWQGPIRWALWLGLRTRGILQQTKGS from the coding sequence GTGAACACACCTGCTAAGCCGCTAGCCGTTATTACGGTGACCTACTCGCCCGGGCGCCACCTGCGTAGCCTCGACGACACGTTGCGCAGCGCTACTGCGCGCCCGACGCTTCTGGTCTGCGCCGACAACGGCTCGACGGATGGCTCGCCAGAGGAGCTCGAGGCCGGCCGCAACGACGTTGACGTGTTCTTCACCGGGGGCAACATCGGTTACGGCGCGGCGATCAATGCTGCGGTGAGGCGTTTGGGTGGGCGTCGACAAGCGGGCGAAATTGACCCCGACTACCTGCTGATCACCAACCCCGACGTGCGCTTTAAACCCGGCTCGGTCGACGAGCTGCTCGCCCGGCTGGCGGCGAGGCCGCGCGCGGGAGCCGCTGGGCCGCGCATCGAGGAGGCAGACGGGTCCGTCTACCCCAGCGCGCGCGAGGTCCCCGGCCTTCTCACCGGCATTGGGCACGCGTTGCTTGTCGACGCCTGGCCCAACAACCCGTTCACCCGCGCCTACAGGGCGAACAACGACATGGACACCGAGCGCACCGCCGGGTGGCTTTCCGGCTCCTGCCTGCTCGTGCGTTGGGAGGCCTTCGCCGACATCGGGGGGTTCGACGAGCGCTACTTCATGTACCTCGAAGACGTCGACTTCGGCGACCGCCTTAGCCGCGTTGGCTGGGAGAATCTGTACTGCCCATCGTCGGTGATCATGCATGATCAGGGGCACGTGGCGGGCAAGCATACACGAGTTACCGTGCCAGCACACCACAAATCCGCGTACCGTTTCCAAGCGGACAGGCACCCCGCCTGGTGGCAGGGACCCATTCGCTGGGCGCTCTGGCTCGGCCTGCGGACCCGCGGCATCCTTCAGCAGACGAAAGGCTCCTAG
- a CDS encoding LCP family protein produces the protein MRDLSQSGHPAIKGVLAFLSALILVISGAGYFSVGRLGGSLSASELQLDRGRNVDVLDGAVDILLVGSDSRTDAQGNPLSEEELARLNAGVAEGEINTDTIMVIRIPEDGSSATAVSIPRDTYIHNDEFGNMKINGVYAAHAGRKREELLNAGVSEGASLEQQVARAGQEGLIEAVADLTGVEVDHFAQVGLLGFALLTDAVGGVDVCLNAPVDEPLSGANFPAGEQTLDGAQALSFVRQRHDLPRGDLDRIVRQQVYMASLAQKMLSAGTLTNPAKLRELATAAERSVTLDEGWDVVRFAQQMSGLAAGDITFATIPVTSVDGVGDYGESIVTVDVPQVQRFMDEVVAPPAAPEAPAPDSPTSPLSGYNVFALNAGQIEGQAGGVAGWLKEQGVTIADVSNAMPGVYSSSQIVALDPQDPAALALAEMLGGLPVTSNEGLEPSSLIVVVADDYAGPSSSSTSIGTSETDSSGAADPTESVGTPGEDFGAAEVAPQIDAGGDGPRCVN, from the coding sequence ATGAGGGACTTAAGCCAGTCCGGCCACCCCGCGATCAAGGGTGTTCTCGCTTTCCTCTCGGCGCTCATCCTGGTCATCTCTGGCGCCGGTTACTTTTCTGTGGGCCGCCTCGGCGGGTCGCTCAGCGCCTCCGAGCTGCAGCTCGACCGCGGTAGAAACGTCGACGTGCTCGATGGCGCCGTGGATATCCTCCTGGTCGGCTCCGACTCCCGCACGGATGCCCAAGGCAACCCGCTGAGCGAGGAGGAGCTCGCGCGCCTAAACGCCGGTGTCGCGGAGGGAGAGATTAATACAGACACGATCATGGTGATCCGCATTCCCGAGGACGGTTCCAGCGCCACGGCCGTGTCGATTCCCCGCGATACCTACATCCACAACGATGAGTTCGGGAACATGAAGATCAACGGCGTCTACGCGGCGCACGCGGGCCGCAAGCGCGAGGAGCTGCTGAACGCGGGCGTAAGCGAGGGCGCCTCGCTGGAGCAGCAGGTTGCGCGTGCCGGCCAGGAGGGCCTGATCGAGGCTGTCGCGGACCTCACCGGCGTCGAGGTCGACCACTTCGCCCAGGTCGGGCTTTTAGGCTTCGCACTGCTTACCGACGCCGTCGGCGGCGTGGACGTCTGCCTCAACGCCCCCGTCGACGAGCCTTTGTCCGGAGCGAACTTCCCCGCCGGCGAGCAAACCCTCGACGGCGCCCAGGCACTGTCGTTCGTGCGCCAGCGCCACGACCTGCCGCGCGGCGACCTCGACCGGATCGTGCGCCAGCAGGTGTACATGGCCTCGCTGGCGCAGAAGATGCTCTCCGCAGGCACCCTGACAAACCCGGCCAAGCTGCGCGAGCTCGCCACCGCGGCCGAGCGCTCCGTCACCCTCGACGAGGGGTGGGACGTGGTGCGCTTCGCCCAGCAGATGTCGGGCCTGGCCGCCGGCGACATCACCTTTGCGACCATCCCCGTGACCTCCGTCGACGGTGTCGGCGATTACGGCGAATCGATCGTCACCGTCGACGTCCCGCAGGTGCAGCGCTTCATGGACGAGGTCGTCGCTCCCCCCGCCGCACCCGAGGCGCCCGCTCCGGACTCGCCGACGTCGCCTTTGTCCGGGTACAACGTCTTCGCCCTGAACGCCGGGCAGATCGAGGGACAGGCCGGCGGCGTGGCGGGCTGGCTCAAGGAGCAGGGCGTGACCATCGCGGATGTTTCCAACGCGATGCCGGGGGTGTACTCGAGCTCCCAGATCGTGGCGCTCGACCCGCAGGACCCGGCCGCGCTGGCGCTCGCGGAGATGCTGGGCGGGCTTCCGGTGACCTCGAACGAGGGGCTGGAGCCTTCCAGCCTCATCGTCGTGGTGGCGGACGACTACGCGGGGCCGTCGTCAAGCAGCACCTCGATTGGCACCTCGGAGACCGATTCCTCGGGCGCTGCCGACCCGACCGAGTCGGTGGGAACGCCGGGCGAGGACTTCGGCGCCGCAGAGGTCGCCCCGCAGATCGACGCCGGCGGCGACGGTCCGCGCTGCGTGAACTAA
- a CDS encoding TIGR03089 family protein, with translation MSIMAPLVASQPSSPRLTVYDETAGTRMDFSALTLDNWAAKIANMLDEEFELAPDAAVVIDLPVSWQAAVIALGTFNSSRTPLFDAPLNALNAAPDVVFTHAERAGEWAQVPEVVVVSTDPFGRGVVESGGQLPPATVDFGPTVRFYGDVYYGDSPQLQRWAEAGYVPERYMVDPWRTTADFEKLVLAPLAADGSVVVAAGLASAERLREIAETENVTQFLTAG, from the coding sequence ATGAGCATTATGGCACCGCTTGTCGCCTCCCAGCCCTCCAGCCCGCGTCTGACCGTCTACGACGAGACCGCGGGCACACGCATGGATTTCTCCGCGCTGACGTTGGATAACTGGGCCGCCAAGATCGCGAACATGCTCGACGAGGAGTTCGAGCTGGCCCCCGACGCGGCCGTGGTCATCGACCTGCCCGTCTCATGGCAGGCGGCGGTCATCGCGCTGGGCACCTTCAATTCCTCGCGCACTCCGCTTTTCGACGCCCCCTTAAACGCCCTAAACGCAGCCCCCGACGTGGTGTTCACCCACGCGGAGCGCGCAGGTGAGTGGGCCCAGGTGCCGGAAGTAGTCGTCGTCTCCACCGACCCGTTCGGCCGCGGTGTGGTGGAATCGGGCGGGCAGCTGCCCCCGGCAACGGTGGATTTCGGCCCCACCGTGCGCTTCTACGGCGACGTGTACTACGGCGACTCGCCGCAGCTGCAACGCTGGGCCGAGGCGGGCTACGTGCCGGAGCGCTACATGGTGGATCCGTGGCGCACGACCGCTGACTTTGAAAAGTTGGTGCTTGCGCCGCTGGCCGCCGACGGGTCCGTCGTGGTGGCGGCGGGGTTGGCCTCGGCAGAGCGGCTGCGTGAGATCGCGGAAACGGAAAACGTGACCCAATTCTTAACAGCAGGTTAA
- a CDS encoding ABC transporter substrate-binding protein: MKMSLRKSGALLCAAALGSATLVACSSESSDSASEPATNSATNAATATAGAEGEGRGPITFAMGRNDTDKIVPIIEKWNAEHPDEQVTLNELAGEADDQRDTLVQSLQAGNSDYDVMALDVVWTADFAANQWLEPLEGDYEVDTSGLLDATVESATYNGKLYALPQNTNGQLLFRNTELVADAPDTFDDIRSACEAVEGADCLTTQLKQYEGLTVNTLGFINGWGGEVLDDQGQPTVESAEAKEGLQALVDAYADGTISSASTAATEEETNLAFTEGETAFAINWPYMYSNAEEKGLQFEVQPLVGKDGVGVSTLGGYNNGINVNSENKATAKDFIEFIINEENQLSFAEASFPPVLASIYDDQALIEEHPYLPALKESLENAKPRPVSPFYPAISKAIQDNAYAALTAGKSVDDATRDMAAAIRQAS, from the coding sequence ATGAAGATGTCGCTACGTAAGTCTGGCGCGCTGCTGTGCGCTGCCGCCCTCGGTTCCGCAACACTCGTCGCTTGCTCCTCCGAGAGCTCCGACTCCGCCTCCGAACCCGCCACCAACTCGGCCACCAACGCCGCTACCGCCACGGCGGGCGCGGAGGGTGAAGGCCGCGGCCCGATCACCTTTGCCATGGGCCGCAACGACACCGACAAGATCGTCCCGATCATCGAGAAGTGGAACGCTGAGCACCCCGACGAGCAGGTCACGCTTAACGAGCTCGCCGGCGAGGCCGACGACCAGCGCGACACCCTGGTGCAGTCCCTTCAGGCTGGCAACTCCGACTACGACGTCATGGCGCTCGACGTCGTGTGGACCGCCGACTTCGCCGCCAACCAGTGGCTCGAGCCGCTCGAGGGCGACTACGAGGTGGACACCTCCGGGCTGCTCGACGCTACCGTCGAGTCCGCCACGTACAACGGCAAGCTCTACGCCCTGCCGCAGAACACCAACGGCCAGCTTCTGTTCCGCAACACCGAGCTCGTCGCCGACGCTCCTGACACCTTCGACGACATCCGCTCCGCCTGCGAGGCCGTTGAAGGCGCTGACTGCCTGACCACGCAGCTCAAGCAGTACGAGGGCCTGACCGTGAACACCCTGGGCTTCATCAACGGCTGGGGCGGCGAGGTTCTCGACGACCAGGGCCAGCCCACCGTTGAGTCCGCCGAGGCAAAGGAAGGCCTGCAGGCGCTTGTCGACGCTTACGCCGACGGCACCATCTCCTCCGCGTCGACCGCGGCAACCGAGGAGGAGACCAACCTGGCGTTCACCGAGGGTGAGACCGCGTTCGCCATCAACTGGCCGTACATGTACTCCAACGCCGAGGAGAAAGGCCTGCAATTCGAGGTCCAGCCGCTCGTCGGCAAGGACGGCGTGGGCGTGTCCACCCTCGGTGGCTACAACAACGGCATCAACGTCAACTCCGAGAACAAGGCCACCGCGAAGGACTTCATCGAGTTCATCATCAACGAGGAGAACCAGCTCTCCTTTGCTGAGGCGTCCTTCCCGCCGGTTCTCGCGTCGATCTACGACGACCAGGCGCTCATCGAGGAGCACCCGTACCTGCCGGCTCTAAAGGAGTCGCTGGAGAACGCGAAGCCGCGTCCGGTTTCCCCGTTCTACCCGGCCATCTCCAAGGCGATCCAGGACAACGCCTACGCTGCGCTGACCGCTGGTAAGAGCGTCGACGACGCGACCCGCGACATGGCCGCCGCGATCCGCCAGGCCTCCTAA